The following coding sequences are from one Rutidosis leptorrhynchoides isolate AG116_Rl617_1_P2 chromosome 11, CSIRO_AGI_Rlap_v1, whole genome shotgun sequence window:
- the LOC139874500 gene encoding B3 domain-containing transcription repressor VAL1-like: MSSISPVKICMNGLCGDTASFLWRRGWPMKSGGFANLCYACGIEYDSVRYCERFHLNESGWRECKFCAKPVHCGCVVSRLLHEYLDTGGISCIDCVRAQKTQSLKQTPNGFSQFSINWRPSILINRTEASTSSAEFGHRCSTNKDVGTSLKTILPLPSIFTNQSPLATIANNNNKQNIGSRLIIKPPSQQSLGFTVHPILNVAEKQRVQEKVSSFNQENKNKPRHMVPKTSKPNKGVVGSDNRVAKPPPEGRVRNHMLPRYWPRITDQELLQISGDLHSNCTITPLFEKVLSASDASRIGRLVLPKACAEAYFPPIDSSEGVPVTIRDVKGEEWTFQFRFWTNNNSRMYVLEGVTRCLQNMQMEAGDTVIFSRLDQEDKILIGFRKAPRSVKATTQPNAVNDLSTVCTASENSPIPLNMEHEESSKQNSAQPSVIQEQTMARNIGSKNKRLHINSEDAIELKFTWEEAQEYLQPPSLRRTVVVIGSCEFEEYDEPPVFGKKTIFKTNASRLQEQWVQCDSCSKWRNVSLDVLIPFKWTCSDNVSDPNRCSCSAAEDDRIRDLDKISRFGKESKKRKTTVNCITKEPQVGPTGLGEDTNEPTTRHPRHRPGCSCIVCIQPPSGKGKHKSDCICTVCSTVRRRFKTMMLTKKKRLLEKEKEKEMGTDSYTT, translated from the exons ATGTCGTCGATATCACCGGTGAAGATTTGTATGAACGGATTGTGTGGAGATACGGCGTCGTTTTTATGGAGAAGAGGTTGGCCCATGAAATCAGGTGGCTTTGCTAATCTTTGTTACGCCTGTGG AATTGAATATGATAGTGTACGATACTGCGAACGTTTCCACCTAAACGAATCGGGTTGGAGAGAATGCAAATTCTGTGCGAAG CCTGTTCACTGTGGATGTGTTGTTTCAAGATTACTTCACGAATACCTTGATACGGGAGGGATTTCTTGTATAGATTGCGTAAGAGCCCAAAAAACCCAATCTTTGAAACAG ACTCCAAATGGGTTCAGTCAGTTTTCGATCAATTGGCGTCCGTCTATTTTGATTAACCGAACTGAAGCTTCTACGTCGTCTGCAGAATTCGGCCATCGTTGCTCTACTAATAAAGACGTTGGAACAAGTCTCAAAACCATATTACCGTTACCTTCAATCTTTACAAACCAATCACCTTTAGCCACCATAGCCAataataacaacaagcaaaatatcGGATCTAGATTAATAATAAAACCTCCTTCTCAACAATCTTTGGGGTTTACTGTACATCCTATTTTAAACGTGGCTGAGAAACAAAGAGTACAAGAAAAAGTTAGTTCCTTTAACCAAGAGAACAAAAACAAACCACGTCATATGGTTCCAAAAACATCGAAACCAAACAAAGGTGTAGTAGGTTCAGATAACCGAGTTGCGAAACCGCCTCCTGAAGGACGAGTTCGTAATCATATGCTTCCAAGATACTGGCCAAGGATCACTGATCAAGAACTGTTGCAAATATCTGGGGA CTTACACTCAAACTGCACTATTACACCATTGTTTGAGAAGGTTCTAAGTGCAAGTGATGCCAGTCGAATTGGTCGCTTGGTCCTGCCAAAAGCATGTGCTGAA GCGTATTTTCCGCCTATTGATAGTTCAGAAGGTGTACCGGTTACAATTCGTGATGTAAAAGGGGAAGAATGGACGTTTCAGTTCAGATTTTGGACAAATAATAACAGCCGAATGTATGTTTTAGAGGGTGTAACCCGTTGCTTACAAAATATGCAAATGGAAGCTGGGGACACAG TAATATTTAGCCGGTTGGATCAAGAAGATAAAATTTTAATAGGATTTCGAAAGGCTCCAAGGTCTGTGAAAGCAACTACTCAACCTAATGCAGTTAACGATTTATCAACTGTTTGTACCGCAAGTGAAAACTCACCAATA CCGTTGAATATGGAGCATGAAGAATCGAGTAAGCAAAATTCAGCTCAGCCATCAGTAATTCAAGAGCAAACAATGGCCCGCAATATAGGATCAAAAAACAAACGGCTGCATATAAATAGTGAAGACGCAATCGAACTGAAGTTTACATGGGAAGAAGCTCAAGAATATCTCCAGCCACCATCATTGAGGCGAACTGTTGTTGTGATAGGGAGTTGTGAATTCGAAGAATACGAT GAACCACCTGTGTTTGGGAAAAAAACCATATTCAAGACGAATGCATCCCG GTTACAGGAACAATGGGTTCAGTGTGATAGTTGCTCTAAATGGCGAAACGTATCTTTGGATGTTCTTATTCCTTTCAAATGGACTTGTTCTGATAATGTTTCAGATCCAAACAG GTGTTCCTGTTCAGCTGCTGAAGATGACCGGATCAGGGATTTGGACAAGATCTCGAGATTTGGAAAAG AATCTAAGAAGCGAAAAACTACAGTAAATTGCATAACAAAAGAACCACAAGTGGGACCCACCGGGTTAGGTGAAGACACTAATGAACCAACCACACGACACCCACGTCATCGGCCCGGTTGCAGTTGCATCGTCTGTATACAACCGCCAAGTGGAAAAGGAAAACACAAATCAGATTGCATTTGTACCGTCTGTTCAACAGTCAGACGCCGTTTCAAAACCATGATGCTAACCAAGAAAAAACGACTATTGGAAAAGGAGAAAGAAAAAGAAATGGGGACTGATTCGTACACTACTTGA